The Pogona vitticeps strain Pit_001003342236 chromosome 3, PviZW2.1, whole genome shotgun sequence genome includes a window with the following:
- the TWNK gene encoding twinkle mtDNA helicase isoform X2: MLTQFAMGKLEEQLDKFDEWADKFEDLPLYFMTFHGQQNIKMVIDTMQHAVYMYDITHVIIDNLQFMMGQEQLTVDRLAVQDYIVGAFRKFATDNSCHVTLVIHPRKEDEEKELQTASIFGSAKASQEADNVLILQDRKLVTGPGKRYLQLAKNRFDGDVGIFPLVFSKTSLTFSNPVKSKAAKLKKVKDNDNGVPSKKAAANDDEASKKKQTQSLKNTAPAPGTFPNEPVTS; the protein is encoded by the exons ATGCTTACCCAATTTGCCATGGGGAAGCTGGAAGAACAATTGGACAAGTTTGATGAATGGGCAGACAAGTTTGAGGACCTTCCACTCTACTTCATGACTTTCCATGGCCAGCAAAATATCAA GATGGTGATCGATACCATGCAGCATGCTGTATACATGTATGATATTACCCATGTCATCATTGACAATCTCCAGTTCATGATGGGTCAGGAGCAGCTCACTGTGGACAG ACTTGCTGTCCAAGACTACATTGTGGGTGCCTTCCGAAAGTTTGCAACAGATAACAGCTGCCATGTGACTCTTGTCATTCACCCCCGGAAggaagatgaagaaaaagagCTGCAGACCGCTTCAATTTTTGGGTCTGCAAAG GCCAGTCAAGAAGCTGACAATGTGCTGATCCTGCAGGACAGGAAGTTGGTAACAGGCCCAGGAAAGCGCTATTTACAGCTCGCCAAGAATCGCTTTGATGGAGATGTAGGAATCTTCCCCTTGGTGTTCAGCAAAACCTCGCTCACGTTTTCTAACCCTGTCAAAAGCAAAGCAGCCAAGCTGAAGAAGGTAAAAGACAATGACAATGGTGTACCCTCTAAGAAAGCTGCAGCAAATGATGATGAAGCTTCAAAGAAGAAGCAGACCCAgtcactgaaaaacacagcaccTGCTCCAGGGACCTTTCCTAATGAGCCTGTCACATCATGA